One segment of Pseudanabaena sp. FACHB-2040 DNA contains the following:
- a CDS encoding segregation/condensation protein A: MSVSLAQTAIAFLIDLAEQGEIDPWDVKVIAVIDRFLNTLKTQAQPQETHGRSPYEANLSESGQAFLYASMLVLLKADTLVRAEVEAHAAALPVEELVEEEEWPEVKLPRNLERHLHRRAVAAPPKQRRVTLKELIEQLEAMAEVMTDQAPHNRARRVRPQPVRQAVRAIAQLAHQENLSEIAAALETFLDQYWDELEGDLQWLDFEALLVAWPQFQPEELKDSHHFDTAEAAYVHEKVGVFWGLLFLSAQSKVELSQEQFYRDLKVKNLKRVPLEEGDELPSFVLPD, translated from the coding sequence ATGTCTGTCTCCTTGGCCCAAACTGCGATCGCATTTCTCATCGATCTAGCTGAGCAGGGAGAAATTGATCCCTGGGATGTCAAGGTGATCGCCGTAATCGATCGCTTTCTCAACACCCTCAAGACTCAGGCCCAGCCCCAGGAGACTCATGGGCGCTCGCCCTATGAGGCCAACCTGTCAGAGTCAGGGCAGGCTTTCTTATATGCCTCCATGCTGGTGTTGCTCAAAGCCGATACCCTAGTGCGGGCTGAAGTCGAAGCTCATGCAGCCGCCCTACCAGTCGAGGAACTGGTCGAGGAGGAGGAGTGGCCTGAGGTCAAGCTGCCCCGTAACCTGGAGCGGCACCTGCATCGCCGTGCCGTAGCTGCGCCCCCAAAGCAGCGGCGAGTCACCCTCAAAGAGCTGATCGAACAGCTAGAGGCCATGGCCGAGGTGATGACCGATCAAGCTCCCCACAACCGGGCTCGCCGAGTTCGGCCCCAGCCCGTGCGGCAGGCAGTACGGGCCATTGCCCAACTGGCTCACCAGGAAAACCTGTCAGAAATTGCGGCGGCGCTAGAAACCTTTCTAGATCAGTATTGGGATGAGCTAGAGGGCGACCTGCAGTGGCTCGACTTCGAGGCTCTGCTCGTTGCCTGGCCCCAGTTCCAGCCGGAAGAACTGAAGGACAGCCATCATTTTGATACCGCCGAGGCCGCCTATGTGCATGAGAAGGTGGGCGTTTTTTGGGGGCTACTGTTTTTGTCAGCCCAGTCTAAGGTCGAGCTTTCTCAGGAGCAGTTTTACCGAGATCTCAAGGTAAAGAACCTGAAACGGGTGCCCCTAGAGGAAGGCGATGAGCTGCCCTCTTTTGTTTTACCAGATTGA
- a CDS encoding NCS2 family permease: MTEHDKTGVTQGNGGAGAIATYFNFDALKTNLRTETLAGATTFVTMAYILIVNPAILSNAIFLNEPQDLFGELVVATGISAAIATLVMGLYAKLPFALAPGMGINAYFAFTVVLGLGIDWRIALAAVFIEGILFILLTLTNLRSKIVTAIPEAVKHATTAGIGLFISYIALKGAGIIVASEATLTTLGDLREPTAAMAILGILITAALFARRVTGALLWGIFATALLAWIFGVSPWPTGFLAIPQAPVDLFGQAFVGLGQLLQTSIWQIVSITFVFLFVDLFDTIGTLTGLGIRSGYIDERGGFPGVEKAFMADAIGTTAGAVMGTSTVTTYIESASGISEGGRSGFTAVVAALLFILSLLFIPLFAAIPGFATTPALLIVGVMMMAGARNINWDEPADAIAAFLTILLMPLAYSIAEGLAMGLIAYPLVKAFQGKLNDTTIGMWVLAVIFILRYVFAVGE, encoded by the coding sequence GTGACCGAACATGACAAGACAGGGGTAACTCAGGGCAATGGGGGAGCAGGTGCGATCGCAACCTACTTTAACTTCGATGCCCTCAAAACTAACCTGCGCACCGAAACTCTAGCCGGGGCCACGACCTTTGTGACGATGGCCTATATCCTTATTGTTAACCCGGCGATTCTCTCTAACGCGATCTTTTTAAATGAGCCGCAGGATCTCTTTGGTGAGCTTGTGGTGGCAACCGGCATTTCTGCCGCCATTGCCACCCTGGTAATGGGCCTCTATGCCAAGCTGCCCTTTGCGCTGGCCCCCGGCATGGGCATCAACGCCTACTTCGCTTTTACGGTGGTGCTGGGCCTGGGCATAGATTGGCGGATTGCCCTAGCGGCAGTGTTTATTGAGGGCATTCTCTTTATTCTGCTGACCCTCACCAACCTGCGCAGCAAAATTGTCACAGCGATCCCAGAGGCGGTGAAGCACGCGACAACCGCTGGGATTGGCCTATTTATTTCCTACATTGCGCTTAAAGGGGCTGGCATTATCGTGGCCTCAGAGGCGACGCTGACAACGCTGGGAGATCTAAGAGAACCCACTGCCGCCATGGCGATTTTGGGGATCTTGATCACGGCGGCGCTATTTGCTCGTCGGGTGACGGGGGCTTTGCTTTGGGGCATTTTTGCAACGGCGCTGCTGGCCTGGATCTTTGGCGTGTCGCCTTGGCCTACAGGCTTCCTAGCCATTCCCCAAGCTCCGGTAGATCTGTTTGGTCAGGCCTTTGTAGGGCTAGGCCAACTGTTGCAGACCAGTATTTGGCAGATTGTCAGCATTACCTTTGTCTTTCTGTTTGTCGATTTGTTTGACACCATTGGCACCCTCACTGGCCTGGGCATTCGCTCGGGCTACATTGATGAGCGGGGCGGTTTCCCGGGGGTAGAAAAAGCCTTTATGGCCGACGCCATTGGCACCACTGCCGGAGCCGTGATGGGCACCTCTACCGTGACGACCTACATCGAGTCGGCCTCTGGCATCTCTGAAGGGGGGCGCAGCGGTTTTACGGCAGTGGTGGCAGCGCTGCTGTTTATTCTGTCGCTGCTGTTTATTCCGCTGTTTGCCGCGATTCCTGGCTTTGCCACCACGCCTGCTCTACTGATTGTGGGCGTGATGATGATGGCCGGAGCCCGCAACATCAACTGGGATGAACCGGCAGATGCGATCGCAGCGTTTCTCACTATCTTGCTGATGCCGCTGGCGTACTCCATTGCCGAAGGTCTAGCGATGGGCCTGATCGCCTACCCATTAGTCAAAGCCTTTCAAGGCAAGCTGAACGACACCACAATCGGCATGTGGGTTTTGGCGGTGATCTTTATCCTGCGGTATGTTTTTGCCGTTGGGGAGTAG
- a CDS encoding zinc-dependent alcohol dehydrogenase family protein, with the protein MKAIVIERFGEPTVFQTADLPVPEVLPHHILVRVAATSINPVDVKIRAGAVADIAPAFPAVLHGDVAGVITAIGDGVDNFKVGDEVYACAGGVKGTGGALADYMLVDANLVAHKPQSLTMVEAAALPLVSITAWEGLIDRAQVQSGQKVLVYGGTGGVGHIGVQLAKWAGATVYALVSSDEKAAIARKLGADVAINYRQTPVEEFVAEYTDGQGFDVVFDTVGDDNLQNAFKAAKLNGTVISLVSLSQQDLTLLHAKGLTLHLVYMLLPMLFGVNRSRHGEILSKIARLVDEAHVRPLLDAKSFTFTDIAAAHAHAESGAAIGKIALKAV; encoded by the coding sequence ATGAAAGCTATTGTAATCGAACGTTTTGGTGAACCCACCGTTTTCCAAACGGCAGACTTACCCGTGCCTGAAGTTCTGCCTCATCACATCCTAGTTCGCGTTGCGGCAACTAGCATTAATCCAGTAGACGTGAAGATCCGAGCGGGTGCTGTTGCTGATATTGCACCTGCTTTCCCAGCAGTTTTGCATGGGGATGTGGCCGGTGTGATTACAGCCATCGGAGACGGTGTTGACAACTTTAAAGTCGGCGATGAGGTCTATGCCTGTGCTGGGGGCGTAAAAGGAACTGGAGGCGCTTTAGCTGACTATATGCTTGTAGATGCCAACCTAGTTGCTCATAAGCCTCAGTCTCTAACAATGGTGGAGGCTGCTGCACTGCCGCTCGTGTCAATTACGGCCTGGGAAGGTCTCATTGATCGCGCCCAAGTTCAATCGGGTCAAAAGGTTTTAGTCTATGGCGGAACTGGGGGCGTAGGTCATATTGGTGTGCAGTTGGCAAAGTGGGCAGGTGCAACCGTCTATGCATTGGTGTCGAGTGATGAGAAGGCAGCCATTGCCCGCAAACTGGGTGCCGATGTTGCTATTAACTACCGTCAAACTCCTGTCGAAGAATTCGTTGCAGAATACACTGATGGACAAGGCTTTGACGTTGTGTTTGACACGGTTGGAGATGATAACTTGCAAAACGCCTTCAAAGCAGCAAAGCTCAACGGCACCGTCATTTCTCTCGTCTCTTTATCCCAGCAAGACTTAACTTTACTCCATGCCAAGGGATTGACCCTGCATCTGGTTTATATGTTGCTCCCCATGCTGTTTGGTGTAAATCGCTCCCGCCACGGCGAGATTCTTTCAAAGATTGCCCGTCTCGTGGATGAGGCTCACGTGCGTCCCCTTTTAGATGCTAAATCGTTTACCTTCACGGATATTGCTGCTGCCCACGCCCATGCTGAGTCAGGAGCCGCCATCGGCAAAATCGCTTTAAAGGCTGTCTGA
- a CDS encoding DUF2993 domain-containing protein, which translates to MEIIAAILAGLLSIASPVGAVVDRLAEDAIRNQISGAEQLSVRIDNVPNYQLINGRVEHVRMAGRGVYPIPELRISTIDLETDPIDVDLASLQQGRLQLDEPAAVALRLVLEADDINAFLQTERVQGWLDRFQFNLPGQGGDRQVARYGLTNPVLSFLEGGRVGLSVDLQDRVLNETIAIDVDLGLAIANGHQLQLIDPRLSIDGQEAPPQLLTALIDGANRQLTLRLLERSGIVARVLNFQIRNNELEVAVFAKVDPSSPWLVNNQQANSSAIPGSP; encoded by the coding sequence ATGGAAATTATCGCGGCTATTCTGGCTGGGCTCCTCTCGATTGCCTCTCCTGTGGGGGCGGTCGTCGATCGGCTGGCAGAAGATGCCATTCGCAATCAGATCAGTGGGGCCGAACAGCTGTCGGTGCGGATCGACAACGTGCCCAACTATCAGCTCATCAATGGTCGGGTAGAGCACGTTCGGATGGCAGGCCGGGGAGTTTACCCGATTCCGGAACTGCGGATTAGCACCATTGACCTGGAAACCGACCCTATTGATGTTGACCTGGCCAGCCTGCAGCAGGGCCGCCTGCAGTTAGACGAACCTGCCGCTGTTGCCCTGCGCCTAGTGCTAGAGGCAGACGACATCAACGCCTTTTTGCAGACAGAACGGGTGCAGGGTTGGCTTGATCGGTTTCAGTTCAACCTACCTGGGCAGGGCGGCGACCGACAGGTTGCCCGCTACGGCCTAACCAATCCGGTGCTCAGCTTTCTGGAGGGTGGTCGGGTTGGCCTGAGCGTGGATTTACAGGATCGGGTGCTCAACGAAACCATTGCGATTGACGTTGATCTGGGCCTTGCGATCGCAAACGGCCATCAGCTCCAGCTGATCGACCCTCGCCTCAGCATTGACGGCCAAGAAGCACCACCCCAGTTGCTAACCGCCTTGATAGACGGGGCCAATCGGCAGCTGACCCTGCGTTTGCTGGAGCGATCTGGCATCGTGGCGCGGGTGCTAAACTTTCAAATTCGCAACAATGAGTTAGAAGTTGCCGTCTTTGCTAAGGTAGACCCATCCTCTCCCTGGCTGGTCAACAATCAGCAGGCAAACTCTTCTGCAATTCCAGGCAGCCCTTAA
- a CDS encoding DUF3153 domain-containing protein has product MKAPFESTHQPPPTAKGTPPASPEQAIIVAALAPAAKPQRRWLPLLLSSLLMFLLSGCFQYDLGIEFDSQTHGQIVQQIRLSERAAALGGSAVQTWLAGLETQVRSLGGQVRRPDSETLRLIVPFGNGSDLVKRFNQLFQAEAAAGAAIADLTDLPSRLSLSQQNRVVAIRNHLVCDLDLRALPRQPQNIPGLLGGATDWLELHFTLQTPWGLGPLGPDSLAPEGTGPVRTWLLQPGEINHIDAVFWVPSPLGLGGLAIAALVLLGYFFKYGLRRGRRQAKSGG; this is encoded by the coding sequence TTGAAAGCGCCATTTGAGTCAACTCACCAGCCCCCCCCCACCGCTAAAGGCACCCCCCCCGCCAGCCCTGAGCAGGCCATCATCGTAGCGGCCTTAGCACCGGCTGCAAAGCCCCAGCGGCGATGGTTACCGCTACTGCTGTCGAGCCTATTGATGTTCTTGCTTTCTGGCTGCTTTCAGTACGATCTGGGCATTGAGTTTGATAGCCAGACCCACGGCCAAATTGTGCAGCAGATCCGGCTCAGCGAACGGGCTGCTGCTTTGGGGGGCAGTGCCGTTCAGACCTGGCTGGCTGGGCTAGAAACTCAAGTTCGCAGCCTAGGCGGTCAAGTGCGCCGACCCGATTCAGAAACTCTGCGGCTTATCGTGCCGTTTGGCAACGGCAGCGACCTGGTCAAGCGGTTTAATCAACTTTTTCAGGCTGAGGCCGCAGCGGGAGCGGCCATTGCCGATTTGACCGACCTGCCCTCCCGCCTCAGCCTCAGCCAGCAAAATCGGGTAGTCGCGATCCGCAACCACCTGGTCTGCGATCTGGATCTGCGCGCCCTGCCTCGGCAGCCGCAAAATATTCCTGGCCTCCTGGGGGGCGCAACAGACTGGCTAGAGCTGCACTTTACCCTGCAAACGCCTTGGGGTCTCGGCCCTCTAGGGCCTGATTCTCTGGCTCCAGAGGGGACTGGCCCGGTTCGGACGTGGCTGCTGCAGCCGGGGGAAATCAATCACATCGATGCGGTATTTTGGGTGCCTAGCCCGCTCGGCTTGGGCGGCCTTGCGATCGCGGCTCTAGTACTGCTGGGATACTTCTTTAAGTACGGCTTGCGACGCGGGCGGCGGCAGGCCAAATCCGGAGGTTAA
- a CDS encoding helix-turn-helix domain-containing protein encodes MAPNLNASEAELSYLPQPALDRIANMGIFDTSCEGHQILEKIANKWTILIIYALTQGKKRYSDLKQQIAGISPKMLVQNLRNLERSGLIEREVFPTVPPRVDYSLTALGESLAEPLAILGEWAYQHIPDINVATKLYDNSPKSEDFWEPK; translated from the coding sequence ATGGCTCCTAATCTCAATGCAAGTGAAGCTGAATTGAGCTACCTGCCTCAACCCGCACTTGATCGCATTGCCAATATGGGGATCTTCGATACCAGCTGTGAGGGGCATCAGATCCTTGAAAAAATTGCTAACAAGTGGACAATTCTAATTATTTACGCCCTGACTCAGGGGAAAAAGCGATACAGCGATCTCAAACAACAGATTGCCGGCATATCGCCTAAGATGCTGGTGCAAAATCTTCGGAATCTAGAGCGATCTGGGTTGATTGAACGAGAGGTATTTCCTACTGTTCCACCTCGGGTTGACTATTCGTTGACTGCTCTTGGTGAGTCGTTGGCTGAACCACTTGCTATTTTGGGGGAATGGGCATATCAACACATTCCCGATATTAATGTGGCAACCAAACTGTACGATAACAGCCCTAAATCCGAGGATTTCTGGGAGCCCAAGTAG
- a CDS encoding two pore domain potassium channel family protein produces MTAILVILGAAIILFVALDIVITTLTVGGAGPLMKWIAGSMWWLALKIHHRRHNHTLLVTTGWTILVLMVVVWLLLTWVGWTLVFSAAETAVVNTDTSVPATLWERIYFTGFTIATLGIGDYKPQYPFWQISTAVAAANGFFFVTLGVAYLLPVSSAVAVKRGLALYISTLGGTGDEILSRSWNGQDFGQLDQHLINLVPMISQLGESHLTYPILYYFHSIDRSRSMPLSIAALDEALTLLQYGVLAEYRPDSMALDTMRRANAAFLNTLRAIYLNPNQDAPTLPSLDLLRSHGIPTVSDEEYHRAAKRLGQRRKLLLALLTNDGWSWDAIASSQTTNRTNHLDDEVSLINEESPKNMFGMPHL; encoded by the coding sequence ATGACAGCCATACTGGTTATCCTGGGGGCCGCAATTATTTTGTTTGTGGCCCTTGATATTGTGATTACTACCCTTACGGTAGGCGGAGCAGGGCCGCTCATGAAATGGATTGCTGGCAGTATGTGGTGGCTGGCTTTGAAGATCCATCATCGCCGCCACAATCACACACTGCTGGTAACAACCGGGTGGACGATTCTAGTGCTGATGGTGGTGGTCTGGCTGCTGTTGACCTGGGTTGGCTGGACTTTGGTTTTCTCCGCCGCTGAGACAGCTGTGGTTAATACCGACACCAGTGTTCCGGCTACCTTGTGGGAACGGATCTACTTCACAGGCTTTACCATTGCCACCTTGGGCATCGGCGACTACAAGCCGCAGTATCCCTTCTGGCAAATTTCTACAGCAGTGGCTGCTGCTAATGGGTTTTTCTTTGTCACGCTGGGAGTTGCCTATCTACTGCCGGTGTCTTCTGCTGTGGCAGTGAAGCGGGGATTGGCCCTATACATTTCAACCCTGGGTGGCACTGGGGATGAAATTCTGTCTCGCAGTTGGAATGGGCAGGACTTTGGTCAGCTTGATCAGCACTTGATCAACCTGGTTCCGATGATCAGTCAGCTAGGAGAGTCCCACCTAACCTATCCAATTCTCTACTACTTCCACAGTATTGACCGCTCCCGCAGCATGCCACTGAGCATCGCTGCTCTAGATGAGGCCCTAACCCTGTTGCAGTACGGCGTGCTGGCCGAGTACCGCCCGGATAGCATGGCCCTCGACACTATGCGACGGGCCAACGCCGCTTTTCTTAATACGCTCAGAGCCATCTATTTAAACCCCAACCAGGACGCGCCAACGCTGCCTAGTCTAGATTTGTTGCGATCGCACGGCATTCCCACTGTCAGTGATGAGGAGTATCATCGTGCCGCCAAACGATTGGGTCAGCGGCGCAAGCTGCTGCTGGCTCTGCTGACCAATGATGGCTGGTCCTGGGATGCGATCGCCTCTAGCCAAACCACTAACCGCACCAATCATTTGGATGATGAAGTTTCTTTGATCAACGAGGAAAGCCCAAAAAATATGTTTGGGATGCCTCATCTTTGA
- a CDS encoding LapA family protein, producing the protein MRQVNFVVIFVICLALVLFGIENTEPVIIHIVRGLDLEAPLCIELIMAMGVGAVMAWVFSVWVQVQGYVSVGKQMEQRELRIQQLEEDVERYRVELEEQKPMLPASANASDADANQVFAQ; encoded by the coding sequence ATGCGGCAGGTTAACTTTGTCGTTATTTTTGTGATTTGTCTGGCTCTGGTGCTGTTTGGCATTGAAAATACTGAGCCTGTCATTATTCATATCGTCAGAGGGCTGGATTTAGAAGCGCCCCTCTGTATCGAACTGATTATGGCTATGGGCGTCGGGGCTGTGATGGCTTGGGTCTTTAGCGTCTGGGTGCAGGTGCAGGGCTACGTGTCGGTCGGCAAGCAGATGGAGCAGCGGGAACTCCGCATTCAGCAGCTTGAGGAGGACGTAGAGCGCTACCGAGTTGAGCTTGAGGAGCAAAAGCCGATGCTGCCCGCCTCTGCCAATGCCAGTGATGCTGATGCTAATCAGGTCTTTGCCCAGTAG
- a CDS encoding proline--tRNA ligase, which produces MRLSQMLFVTLREDPAEAEIPSHKLMLRAGYIRRIASGVYAYLPLLLRVLSKVSAIVREEMNATGAQECLLPQLQPADLWQESGRWNTYTKAEGIMFSLVDRRQQEMGLGPTHEEVITAVARDMIRSYRQLPLHLYQIQTKFRDEIRPRFGLMRGREFIMKDGYSFHPDETSLKQTYQEMYTAYSNILRRCGLEFRAVEADSGAIGGSGSHEFMVLAEAGEDEVLFTEDGKYAANVEKAVSLPVDAEPSAFQSYEKLETPNTPTIDSLAKFLKCSPTQIVKNVLYQVTYDTGKMVLVLVSIRGDQDVNEVKLINELTKLAKDYGGSTVIALEVPAAEAQEKWAAKPLPLGYIAPDLADDHIQKGVENLAPKFLRMVDKTAVELKNFVTGSNEAGYHVVGANWGSELTLPRLAVDVRKASAGDRAIHDSAQTLQTARGIEIGHIFQLGTKYSKVLSATFTSEQGEEVPLVMGCYGVGVSRLAQAAVEQSYDKDGIVWPVAIAPYQAIVVIPNIADKDQVAAAEQLYQDLNAAGIETLLDDRDERAGVKFKDADLIGIPFRVVTGRSLKDGKVEVVQRATHSSQELVVSEVVSTLRGWVDDALKG; this is translated from the coding sequence ATGCGACTGTCTCAGATGCTCTTTGTGACCCTGCGGGAAGATCCGGCAGAGGCAGAGATTCCCAGCCACAAGCTCATGCTCAGAGCGGGCTACATTCGCCGCATTGCCAGCGGTGTCTATGCCTATTTGCCGCTGCTGTTGCGAGTGCTCAGCAAAGTCTCTGCCATCGTCCGCGAAGAAATGAACGCGACGGGTGCCCAAGAGTGTCTGCTGCCCCAGCTTCAGCCCGCTGACCTGTGGCAAGAGTCGGGCCGTTGGAACACCTACACTAAAGCCGAAGGCATTATGTTTTCGCTGGTAGATCGGCGGCAGCAGGAAATGGGCCTAGGGCCGACCCATGAGGAAGTCATCACTGCTGTGGCACGAGACATGATCCGCTCGTACCGCCAACTGCCGCTGCACCTGTACCAGATTCAGACCAAGTTTAGAGATGAGATTCGGCCCCGTTTTGGCCTCATGCGCGGGCGTGAGTTCATCATGAAAGACGGCTACTCGTTTCACCCAGATGAGACCAGCCTGAAGCAGACCTACCAGGAGATGTATACGGCCTACAGCAACATCCTGCGCCGCTGTGGACTCGAGTTTCGGGCCGTGGAAGCCGACTCTGGGGCAATTGGCGGCTCTGGCTCCCACGAATTCATGGTGCTGGCCGAGGCCGGAGAGGACGAGGTGCTGTTTACTGAGGACGGCAAATATGCCGCCAACGTTGAAAAGGCTGTGTCTTTGCCGGTTGATGCTGAGCCTTCTGCCTTCCAGTCCTACGAAAAGCTAGAAACGCCGAACACCCCCACCATTGACTCTCTGGCCAAGTTTCTCAAGTGCTCCCCGACTCAGATCGTTAAAAACGTTCTCTACCAGGTGACCTACGACACCGGCAAAATGGTGCTGGTGCTGGTCAGCATTCGGGGTGATCAAGATGTCAATGAGGTGAAGCTGATTAACGAGCTGACTAAGCTCGCTAAGGACTACGGTGGCAGCACCGTGATTGCGCTGGAGGTGCCCGCCGCTGAAGCCCAAGAGAAGTGGGCCGCTAAGCCGCTGCCTCTGGGCTATATTGCCCCTGACTTGGCCGATGACCACATTCAGAAAGGCGTAGAAAACTTAGCGCCGAAGTTTCTGCGCATGGTCGATAAAACGGCTGTTGAGCTAAAAAACTTTGTCACCGGATCCAATGAGGCTGGCTACCACGTCGTAGGCGCTAACTGGGGCAGTGAGCTTACCTTGCCTCGGTTAGCGGTCGATGTGCGCAAGGCTAGCGCCGGGGATCGGGCGATTCACGATTCGGCCCAGACCCTGCAGACGGCGCGCGGTATTGAGATCGGCCATATCTTTCAGCTGGGGACGAAGTACTCCAAGGTCTTGAGCGCGACGTTTACTAGTGAGCAGGGTGAGGAAGTGCCGCTGGTGATGGGCTGCTATGGCGTGGGCGTGTCGCGTTTGGCTCAGGCAGCGGTGGAGCAGTCTTACGACAAAGACGGGATTGTTTGGCCGGTTGCGATCGCACCCTACCAAGCTATCGTCGTTATTCCCAACATTGCTGATAAAGACCAGGTAGCCGCCGCTGAACAGCTCTACCAAGACCTCAATGCCGCTGGCATCGAAACCTTGCTAGATGATCGCGACGAACGGGCCGGGGTCAAGTTTAAGGACGCTGATTTAATTGGCATACCTTTCCGGGTGGTGACAGGCCGTTCGTTGAAAGATGGAAAGGTGGAGGTGGTGCAGCGAGCCACCCATTCCTCTCAGGAATTGGTGGTCTCGGAAGTGGTATCTACTTTAAGGGGCTGGGTTGACGACGCGTTAAAAGGTTAG
- a CDS encoding NDP-sugar synthase yields MKAMILAAGKGTRVRPITYTIPKPMIPIMQKPVMEFLLELLRQHGFTQIMVNVSHLANEIEGYFRDGQRFGVELAYSFEGRIVDGKLEGAAIGSAGGMRKIQDFYPFFDDTFVVLCGDALIDLDLTEAVRRHREKGSIATIITRAVPLKQVPSYGVVVTDETGRVKSFQEKPAVEEALSTDINTGIYIFEPEIFKYIPPGTSFDIGGDLLPCLVADNAPFYGIRMDFEWVDIGKVPDYWQAIQDVLTGKVTLVDIPGEEIRPGVYAGLNVKANWDKVKIEGPVYIGGMTHIEDGATIIGPSAIGNNCSICSGAIVDNSVIFEYSRIGPGVRLVDKLVFGRYCVDKTGASIDMQAAALDWLITDTRQEFPSEPPVEHRAIAELLNQHVSAQPL; encoded by the coding sequence ATGAAAGCCATGATCCTGGCTGCGGGTAAGGGAACTCGGGTACGGCCAATTACCTACACGATTCCCAAACCCATGATCCCCATTATGCAAAAGCCAGTGATGGAGTTCTTGCTGGAACTGCTGCGTCAGCACGGCTTTACCCAAATCATGGTGAATGTCAGCCATCTAGCCAACGAAATCGAAGGTTATTTCCGAGATGGCCAGCGATTTGGCGTGGAGCTTGCCTACTCCTTTGAAGGACGTATTGTAGACGGCAAGTTAGAGGGCGCAGCCATCGGCTCTGCCGGTGGGATGCGTAAGATTCAGGACTTTTATCCTTTCTTCGACGATACGTTTGTCGTTCTCTGTGGAGATGCGCTGATCGATCTAGATCTGACTGAGGCAGTGCGGCGACATCGGGAGAAGGGTTCGATCGCAACCATTATTACCCGCGCAGTGCCCCTAAAGCAGGTGCCCAGCTATGGTGTTGTCGTTACCGACGAGACCGGACGGGTTAAGTCCTTCCAGGAAAAGCCTGCCGTTGAAGAAGCCCTCAGCACCGACATCAATACCGGCATCTATATCTTTGAACCGGAAATCTTCAAGTACATTCCCCCCGGCACCTCCTTCGACATCGGCGGTGATCTGCTGCCCTGCCTAGTGGCCGACAACGCGCCCTTCTACGGCATCCGGATGGACTTTGAGTGGGTGGACATCGGTAAAGTCCCCGACTACTGGCAGGCCATTCAGGACGTCCTGACCGGCAAAGTCACCCTGGTTGATATCCCTGGTGAAGAGATTCGCCCTGGTGTCTATGCCGGTTTGAACGTCAAGGCCAATTGGGACAAAGTCAAAATCGAAGGCCCTGTCTACATTGGCGGCATGACCCACATCGAAGACGGAGCCACCATTATTGGCCCCAGCGCTATCGGCAACAACTGCAGCATCTGCAGCGGTGCGATTGTCGACAATAGTGTTATCTTCGAATACTCCCGCATTGGCCCTGGCGTGCGCTTGGTTGATAAGCTGGTGTTTGGCCGCTACTGTGTAGATAAGACTGGCGCTTCTATCGACATGCAGGCAGCTGCTCTAGACTGGCTGATCACCGATACTCGCCAAGAGTTTCCGTCAGAGCCGCCGGTTGAACATCGGGCCATCGCCGAACTGCTCAACCAGCACGTCTCGGCCCAGCCTCTGTAG